The following proteins come from a genomic window of Metarhizium brunneum chromosome 2, complete sequence:
- the PEX11 gene encoding Peroxisomal membrane protein PMP27, producing MVVNTLVYHPSVKHYLSFVATTVGRDKLLRTIQYFARFYAWYLLRTNATKAQIAPWDVTKKQFGLTRKILRVGKNVEHLKAAVETADNPKPLDAFLRYAGIGRQIGYAGYLTFDSAALPDAAGIKKWDKAKTVQAYGYRFWAMGLVFSISAQLYTLYQLKQREAKIDRKDGEGVINSKHIARERAASQLQLISDLCDLTVPSSALGWAGFDDGFVGLAGTLSSLIGVYNQWKKVTAKPASK from the exons ATGGTCGTCAACACGCTCGTGTACCACCCCTCCGTCAAGCACTACCTCAGCTTCGTCGCCACCACCGTCGGCCGCGACAAGCTCCTCCGCACCATCCAGTACTTCGCCCGCTTCTACGCCTGGTACCTCCTGCGCACCAATGCCACCAAAGCCCAAATCGCCCCCTGGGACGTCACCAAGAAGCAATTCGGTCTGACGCGCAAGATCCTCCGCGTCGGCAAGAACGTCGAGCACCTCAAGGCCGCCGTCGAGACCGCCGACAACCCCAAGCCCCTCGACGCCTTCCTGCGCTACGCGGGCATCGGCAGGCAGATTGGCTACGCCGGCTACCTGACCTTTGACTCTGCCGCGCtgcccgacgccgccggcatcaagaagtgggacaaggccaagaccgTCCAGGCCTACGGGTACAGGTTCTGGGCCATGGGCCTGGTATTCAGCATCTCGGCCCAGCTGTACACGCTGTATCAGCTGAAGCAGCGGGAGGCCAAGATTGACcgcaaggacggcgagggcgtcatcaacagcaaGCACATTGCCCG CGAGCGAGCCGCTagccagctccagctcatCTCTGACCTCTGCGATCTCACCGTTCCCTCGTCTGCCCTCGGCTGGGCTGGTTTCGACGACGGCTTCGTTGGTCTCGCCGGTACCCTGAGCAGTTTGATCGGCGTGTACAACCAGTGGAAGAAGGTCACCGCAAAGCCGGCCTCCAAGTAA
- the DHOM gene encoding Homoserine dehydrogenase: MASASTIFIAVIGAGGVGKCFLTQLRDLAVRRPSPKLSLCYIATSRKALYNDDYSAINLDNAIDVLAASSKAPPTLTDLVAYLSKAPGKAIIVDNTSSQDVAETYPAALKAGVSIVTPNKKAFSGSYQLWQDIFQASAASGAKVYHESSVGAGLPVISTLKDLVETGDEVTKIEGVFSGTMSFLFNSFAPLTGSGGKWSEEVKKAKALGYTEPDPRDDLNGLDVARKLTILARLAGLPVESPTSFPVESLIPKELESCSSGDEFLEKLPSFDQQMEEKKASAGDKVIRFVGSIDVGAKDVKVGLQTFDPSHPIAALKGSDNIISFYTKRYGSNPLIVQGAGAGGDVTAMGVTADLIKVIGQLA, encoded by the exons ATGGCGAGTGCAAGCACGATTTTCATTGCCGTGATTG GCGCTGGTGGGGTGGGAAAGTGCTTCTTGACCCAGCTCCGAGATCTCGCCGTCCGCCGACCGTCCCCCAAGTTGAGTCTCTGTTACATTGCTACTAGTCGCAAAGCTCTCTACAATGACGATTACTCGGCTATCAACTTGGACAACGCAATCGACGTTCTGGCCGCTTCCTCCAAGGCTCCCCCTACTCTGACCGACCTAGTTGCCTATCTAAGCAAGGCACCTGGCAAAGCCATAATCGTCGACAACACAAGTTCCCAAGACGTTGCTGAAACATACCCCGCGGCTCTGAAGGCTGGCGTTAGCATTGTGACCCCAAACAAGAAGGCCTTCTCTGGATCATATCAGTTGTGGCAGGATATTTTCCAGGCTTCCGCCGCTTCTGGAGCCAAGGTCTACCATGAGTCGTccgttggcgccggcttGCCCGTGATTTCGACCTTGAAAGATCTTGTGGAGACTGGCGACGAAGTCACAAAGATTGAAGGTGTCTTCAGTGGTACCATGTCATTCCTCTTCAACTCCTTTGCTCCTCTCACTGGTAGTGGTGGTAAGTGGTCAGAGGAAGTTAAGAAAGCCAAGGCTCTTGGCTATACGGAACCCGATCCTCGAGACGATCTTAACGGCTTGGATGTTGCCCGCAAGTTGACCATTTTGGCTCGTCTGGCCGGCTTGCCCGTTGAGTCACCAACCTCCTTCCCGGTGGAGAGCTTGATTCCCAAGGAGTTGGAGTCTTGCTCCAGCGGCGACGAGTTCTTGGAGAAGCTTCCATCTTTTGATCAGCAgatggaagagaagaaggcaTCCGCTGGGGACAAGGTTATTCGATTCGTTGGCAgcatcgacgtcggcgccaagGATGTCAAGGTTGGTCTCCAGACATTTGACCCATCCCACCCGATTGCTGCCCTAAAGGGTAGTGACAACATCATCAGCTTCTACACAAAGCGGTACGGAAGCAACCCTCTTATTGTTCagggcgctggcgctggcggagATGTTACGGCAATGGGCGTAACTGCAGACTTAATCAAAGTtattggccagcttgccTAA
- the TRM8 gene encoding tRNA (guanine-N(7)-)-methyltransferase, producing the protein MPRIKLVSRDSHGNDFIDSVLMPTPSQITPLNSIPSSPEAMDWSSYYPAYVADTPPVESTHPQKLTKDVEVVDIGCGFGGLLVALAPLLPESLLLGLEIRTSVTQFVQEKIWALREQNEGKLYQNAACIRANTMKFLPNFFKKGQLSKIFICFPDPHFKARKHKARIVSTTLNSEYAYALRPGGIVYTITDVEALHHWMVQHLDAHPSFERVSEEEEEKDECVKVMQNETEEGKKVARNKGQKFVALFRRIEDPPWE; encoded by the exons ATGCCAAGGATCAAGCTGGTGTCGCGAGACTCCCACGGAAACGATTTTATCGACAGCGTGCTCATGCCAACCCCTTCTCAGATCACACCCTTGAATAGTAT CCCGTCATCTCCGGAGGCAATGGACTGGTCATCGTACTATCCGGCATACGTAGCAGACACCCCCCCAGTAGAATCGACTCACCCTCAAAAGTTGACAAAAGACGTGGAAGTTGTGGACATTGGATGTGGCTTTGGAGGTTTACTTGTCGCACTGGCTCCTCTTCTACCAGAGAGCCTGCTGTTAG GCCTGGAAATCAGAACAAGTGTAACACAGTTTGTGCAGGAAAAAATATGGGCACTGCGGGAGCAAAATGAAGGCAAACTATACCAGAATGCCGCCTGTATACGAGCCAACACTATGAAGTTTCTCCCCAACTTCTTCAAAAAAGGCCAACTGAGCAAGATCTTCATCTGCTTCCCCGACCCACACTTCAAGGCCAGAAAACACAAGGCCAGGATTGTctcgacaacattgaactcggAGTATGCTTACGCCCTGCGACCTGGGGGTATTGTATACACCATCACAGATGTGGAAGCTTTGCACCACTGGATGGTGCAGCATCTGGATGCTCACCCCTCATTTGAGCGGGTttccgaggaggaggaggagaaggacgagTGTGTCAAAGTGATGCAGAATGAGAcggaagaaggaaagaaggTGGCGAGGAATAAGGGACAGAAGTTTGTAGCCTTGTTTCGGCGCATCGAAGACCCTCCGTGGGAGTAG
- the srp2 gene encoding Pre-mRNA-splicing factor srp2 has translation MTTEVSNTRLYLGNLPRNATKADIEAHFATHGTGDITEVKLMNGFGFIEYKDPMDARDVVPDGSDFMGERLTVQFARGPRQRESGFSGHERAPPRPRRTPHRMQITGLPNETSWQDLKDFARQPGLDVVYSETGRDSNGRGFVEYETAADLRTAVDKLDGREFKGNRVQCIADTQPDMPPRDGRGRSRSPGGRRPYNNVPPRFDEYDRRGPPTRGYNRDPGPYGYRDRSPRREYHEDRARYRSPPRGPAPVEDYPPARGRYEDPYRRDYPPPPPDPYANGRQYDRPPRDFPPREPAYPPRDGGYAREYDRGGRYW, from the exons atgacgaCTGAGGTCTCTAATACGCGGCTCTACCTGGGCAACCTTCCTCGCAATG CTACCAAGGCCGACATCGAGGCTCACTTCGCGACCCATGGCACCGGAGACATCACCGAGGTCAAGCTGATGAATGGCTTCGGCTTCATCGAATACAAGGACCCTATGGATGCCCGAGACGTCGTTCCGG ACGGATCTGACTTTATGGGAGAGCGCCTCACTGTTCAGTTTGCCCGTGGACCGCGACAGAGGGAAAGTGGTTTCAGCGGCCATGAGCGCGCTCCACCGCGACCCCGACGAACTCCTCACCGGATGCAAATTACCGGGCTTCCAAACGAAACCAGTTGGCAG GACCTTAAAGACTTTGCGCGTCAGCCCGGCCTTGACGTGGTATATTCCGAGACGGGACGAGACTCTAACGGCAGGGG CTTTGTTGAGTATGAGACCGCTGCCGACCTTCGAACCGCTGTAGACAAGCTCGATGGTCGAGAATTTAAGGGAAATCGAGTCCAATGCATTGCCGAC ACTCAGCCGGATATGCCTCCTCGGGATGGTCGCGGCCGCTCACGTTCGCCCGGGGGCCGACGTCCTTACAATAATGTGCCTCCCCGATTTGACGAATACGATCGACGTGGCCCTCCCACTCGTGGTTACAACCGAGACCCTGGTCCTTATGGCTATCGCGATCGAAGTCCCAGACGCGAGTATCACGAAGACAGAGCCCGTTATCGCTCTCCTCCTCGAGGACCTGCCCCCGTGGAGGACTACCCTCCGGCTCGAGGCCGCTACGAGGACCCATACCGTCGAGACTATCCTCCCCCGCCGCCCGATCCCTATGCCAACGGTCGTCAGTATGATCGACCTCCCAGGGACTTTCCCCCTCGAGAACCTGCGTACCCACCGCGTGATGGAGGATATGCTCGCGAATATGACAGAGGTGGACGCTACTGGTAA
- the cpc-1 gene encoding Cross-pathway control protein 1: MGCAAASRTASLNTVNAKKVQINASGGLQDAVNYLFSRVPPQIVKISSQDINNIYPTQSSSRSAHLSVDLDFSTAIESNSSSSPLTTATISAQDFPVFTTDTQSTWLPNSPSALPAPSAHQLQSPVENQQDFVLFDNPQPRQVPNRSSVPLSSQRRHSYHNRRDRLVSSAVQNQRVAQLLQAIGHQSLSSVNANRFTNQFYASSAPSSSVSLSSQQNIQQHQQGSARPPVPLFNQSIGSVHQSAKMMNAADVDLDEFTAFEGGASTAFSSPAAPSVMDFGGSMSSSTSNLGTVSPQDLLVQDPFMSAPNSSALTALTSPSIYNESPDFDGYDVSPNFGSADFETSGDPWYPLFPQDSSHSGPELKLEDSPAQNSDDIDSVGPVSGSGNRKKATNSPTSSGRHSSVAGVGSRKRDKPLPPIIVEDPRDTVAMKRARNTLAARKSRERKAQRFDELEDRIAKLEAERDHWKKIALSQSGAQT; encoded by the exons ATGGGCTGCGCTGCCGCGTCGCGGACGGCCAGTCTCAACACGGTTAATGCGAAAAAAGT TCAGATCAACGCCTCAGGCGGCCTTCAAGATGCTGTAAACTACCTCTTTTCGAGAGTTCCCCCACAAATCGTCAAAATTTCGTCTCAAGACATAAACAACATTTACCCCACTCAATCTTCCTCCCGTTCAGCTCACCTTTCGGTTGATCTGGACTTCAGCACTGCTATAGAAAGCAACAGCTCGAGTTCTCCTctcaccaccgccaccattTCGGCCCAAGACTTTCCAGTCTTCACCACGGATACTCAATCAACATGGCTTCCCAACTCCCCATCAGCCCTGCCGGCACCATCCGCGCACCAACTGCAGAGCCCCGTCGAGAACCAGCAGGATTTTGTCTTGTTCGACAACCCTCAGCCCCGTCAAGTCCCTAATCGGTCCTCTGTTCCGCTGTCCAGCCAGCGCCGTCATTCATACCACAATCGCAGAGACAGGCTTGTTTCCTCAGCTGTCCAGAATCAGCGAGTGGCCCAACTATTACAGGCTATTGGACACCAATCATTATCTTCAGTTAACGCCAACCGTTTCACGAATCAGTTTTACGCCTCATCGGCCCCGTCGTCTTCCGTCTCCCTGAGCAGTCAGCAGAACATCCAACAGCATCAGCAAGGTTCTGCCAGGCCCCCTGTACCATTGTTCAATCAGAGCATCGGTAGTGTCCATCAATCCGCCAAGATGATGAACGCGGCAGACGTAGACCTGGATGAGTTCACCGCCTTCGAAGGCGGTGCCTCCACGGCATTCTCATCTCCGGCGGCCCCATCCGTCATGGATTTCGGTGGCAGCATGTCAAGTTCCACTTCGAACTTGGGCACTGTTTCCCCTCAGGATTTGCTCGTCCAAGATCCCTTCATGTCTGCGCCAAACTCCTCTGCTCTTACTGCGCTGACGTCGCCTTCCATTTACAACGAGTCTCCGGACTTTGATGGATATGACGTCTCTCCCAACTTTGGCAGTGCAGACTTTGAGACCTCTGGCGATCCTTGGTACCCCCTGTTCCCTCAGGACTCTAGCCACAGTGGTCCCGAGTTGAAGCTGGAGGATTCACCTGCCCAGAACTCGGATGACATTGACTCTGTCGGTCCTGtttctggctctggcaaCCGTAAGAAGGCTACCAACTCGCCCACGAGCAGTGGTCGTCATTCTTCCGTTGCCGGTGTCGGCTCGCGCAAGCGAGACAAGCCTTTGCCACCTATCATTGTCGAGGACCCCCGTGATACCGTTGCCATGAAGCGAGCTCGTAATACTCTCGCAGCTCGAA
- the snx12 gene encoding Sorting nexin-12 has product MALKQRDVAIAAVAAFVAWGYAVSWFSVLRWAGYAFVAGILVSIIGLVATLLLTAQRPQRKPYQLPRASFLGAGRWKKEVSALRKRQAYEKQRLELGCSPHVLDAVDGLLDLILRDFVCSWYSHISRNQVFPNEVDRAVRLAITNLLESLRHKDLAEIVTSRLIPILTAHFRDFYDAEKSVRGRKLNRSVTESEELDLAIASKYKDGNLHPAASLSFPDTKMVQQDYLRSLVERIVPKMLPEKMLASRSVSIIIREIVSCAVLSPVLQLLSDPDTWNQVMESYGRTMLQDRSTVRKLRAALDQHASPTPRTVKMAPAPRLAPGDSERKFEKFIRAIRKVNNLSDARRFRSEVASQLKRDSLQVNQDPAYLRRLEMGKRLLDQRVQHLAAGGDRLPISFNPAPAPAAAVTSKLENVSLVELLRDASGLSYFMEYMDRQRLMSLVQFWLVVDGFRNPLEDDGQEDEAVSSNLSMWSESDRMDLQQINRAYLSKPELHVPDSSRREVRQFLEAGKSATPLQYHRARKSILKAQSAVLEEMQSQHYHGFKKSDLYYKCLASQESSTASLAPPPLPPTHPPTTRASQSYQAKPKPVSRLATSASSYTTRRSDSASDLRGMDGNSNGPDPLTQSRRSLDEPGSAPLFDDEDVDNDGLMDSVHSAGEPEPPLQVTPDTHIVQAVEEALNNIMDDDRPQTAEDLRASLFGDAEDAEGSLLTSNDRESNRDSIDSGRPIIAAKDQEKPSLSSLGLVSAASRIGVFVDDDLFGDEDKFLADEVEDAEEGNTDKDEDEEVHEAAPGDLGLAEAISALTNDIDRLVAQEAIVDSLTRKAELTNNTSELRILRKSKASLQREIRRKELQRQQYVVQESDNSLYGRSSVKIKSIQVGREDDGREFAMYVVEVQRNAGEQMPAASWIVTRRYSEFHDLHQKLRSRYPSVRNLDFPRRRVVMKFQSEFLRKRREALEKYLRELLLLPEVCRSRELRAFLSQSVITPGQDILDREDKKDIVSRLYDSVADGMDDILGNIPVLDQISVAGQNLIAAATNQLNAMPLNVNEEAFPAAEAEAELNAFENKELEPFIKPICDIFLEVFELNRGNNWLRGRAVVVVLQQLLGGTIERKVRDIVKMLLQDESILRYIALVEDSMWPNGVLQRDRKPRSEAQKKQTRREASLMLATLVPDLAGNVVGRANAQTASRRIFATLNNSRLNAHLVFTMLEEIISIMFEDS; this is encoded by the exons atggccctaAAGCAAAGAGATGTGGCTATCGCTGCCGTAGCTGCCTTTGTTGCTTGGGGTTATGCTGTGAGCTGGTTCTCCGTGCTACGATGGGCCGGCTATGCATTCGTCGCCGGcatcctcgtctccattATCGGCCTCGTCGCAACCTTGCTGTTGACTGCGCAGCGACCTCAGCGGAAGCCGTATCAGCTTCCTAGGGCATCTTTTCTCGGCGCTGGTCGGTGGAAGAAAGAAGTGTCCGCTTTGAGGAAACGACAAGCCTACGAGAAGCAGAGACTGGAGCTGGGGTGCTCACCGCATGttcttgatgctgtcgaTGGCCTGTTGGACCTGATTCTTCGCGACTTTGTGTGCAGTTGGTATTCTCATATTAGCCGGAACCAGGTCTTTCCCAACGAGGTTGATCGGGCAGTGCGCCTGGCAATTACGAATCTGCTCGAATCGCTGCGTCACAAGGATCTAGCCGAGATTGTTACGAGTCGACTTATCCCCATTCTCACGGCGCACTTCCGCGATTTCTACGATGCTGAAAAGTCTGTGCGAGGCAGAAAGTTAAACCGCTCGGTTACGGAATCTGAAGAGCTGGACCTTGCCATTGCTTCCAAGTACAAGGATGGAAATTTACATCCTGCTGCCTCGCTCTCTTTTCCGGACACCAAGATGGTGCAGCAAGATTATCTACGGTCACTGGTCGAAAGAATTGTCCCCAAGATGCTGCCTGAGAAAATGCTAGCTAGCCGATCTGTGTCTATTATTATCCGCGAGATTGTCAGCTGTGCTGTGTTGTCTCCCGTTCTACAGTTATTGTCTGATCCCGATACTTGGAACCAAGTCATGGAAAGTTACGGCCGTACCATGTTGCAAGACAGATCGACAGTTCGCAAGCTCAGGGCAGCTCTTGATCAGcatgcatcaccaacaccTCGGACAGTGAAAATGGCACCGGCTCCCCGACTTGCACCAGGCGATAGTGAGCGCAAGTTCGAAAAGTTTATTCGGGCCATACGAAAAGTAAACAACTTGTCAGATGCACGCCGTTTCCGCAGCGAGGTCGCTAGTCAACTAAAACGAGATTCGCTACAGGTGAACCAGGACCCGGCGTATTTACGGCGCCTGGAAATGGGCAAGCGATTATTGGATCAAAGGGTTCAGCATCTGGCCGCTGGTGGCGATCGACTGCCCATTTCATTTAACCCAGCACCTGcgcccgctgctgctgtcacCTCCAAGTTGGAAAATGTCTCTCTTGTGGAACTTTTGAGAGACGCATCTGGACTGTCTTATTTCATGGAGTACATGGACCGGCAACGTTTAATGTCTCTTGTGCAGTTCTGGCTCGTGGTTGATGGGTTTCGAAATCCATTGGAAGACGACGGTCAAGAGGATGAAGCGGTCTCCTCCAACCTATCCATGTGGTCCGAGTCTGATCGAATGGACCTGCAGCAAATCAACCGAGCGTATCTGTCGAAGCCTGAATTACATGTCCCAGACTCGTCGCGCCGGGAGGTTCGTCAGTTTCTTGAAGCTGGAAAATCTGCAACGCCGTTGCAATATCATCGAGCCAGGAAGTCTATTCTAAAAGCACAAAGCGCAGTGTTGGAGGAAATGCAGTCGCAACACTACCACGGTTTCAAGAAGTCTGATTTGTACTATAAGTGCCTTGCGTCACAAGAGTCGTCCACCGCGAGCTTGGCGCCGCCCCCTTTACCCCCAACTCATCCACCTACAACCCGAGCATCACAATCTTACCAAGCCAAACCAAAGCCGGTTTCTCGACTTGCAACGTCGGCTTCCAGCTACACCACCAGGCGATCTGATTCCGCATCAGACCTGCGGGGCATGGACGGCAACTCCAACGGGCCAGATCCCCTGACGCAGTCTCGGCGGTCGCTGGATGAGCCTGGCTCAGCACCACTGtttgatgacgaagatgtAGACAATGATGGGTTAATGGACTCGGTACATAGTGCTGGTGAACCTGAACCACCGCTACAGGTGACCCCAGATACACACATTGTTCAAGCTGTCGAAGAAGCCCTGAATAACATCATGGATGATGACCGTCCTCAAACTGCAGAAGATCTGCGAGCCTCGCTATTTGGAGACGCTGAAGACGCTGAAGGAAGCCTCTTGACGAGCAATGACCGCGAGTCCAATCGGGACTCAATCGATTCTGGACGACCCATAATAGCCGCTAAAGATCAGGAGAAGCCTAGTTTGTCGTCCTTGGGTTTGGTGAGCGCGGCGTCCAGAATCGGCGTTTTTGTGGATGATGATTTGTTTGGAGATGAAGATAAATTTCTCGCagacgaggttgaagacGCCGAAGAAGGCAATACCGAcaaagacgaagacgaagaggtCCATGAAGCAGCACCGGGTGACCTCGGTCTTGCTGAAGCTATATCTGCTTTGACCAACGATATTGACCGTCTAGTTGCGCAAGAAGCCATTGTAGACTCGTTGACGCGAAAGGCTGAGCTCACAAACAACACATCCGAGTTACGAATTTTGCGCAAATCCAAGGCAAGCTTACAAAGAGAAATTCGACGCAAGGAGCTTCAACGACAGCAGTACGTTGTTCAGGAGAGTGACAATAGTCTCTACGGCCGGTCTTCAGTCAAGATCAAGTCAATTCAAGTTGGAAGGGAGGACGATGGCAGAGAATTTGCCATGTATGTTGTCGAAGTGCAACGGAACGCTGGTGAGCAAATGCCTGCCGCATCATGGATAGTCACGAGACGATACAGTGAGTTCCACGACCTCCACCAGAAGCTACGATCCAGATACCCGTCAGTAAGGAATTTGGATTTCCCTCGCCGACGAGTTGTCATGAAATTCCAAAGCGAATTCCTCCGCAAGAGAAGAGAGGCCCTGGAGAAGTATTTACGAGAGCTACTTCTCCTCCCCGAAGTATGTCGTAGTAGAGAACTTCGCGCATTCTTGTCCCAGAGTGTGATTACCCCTGGACAGGATATCTTGGACCGCGAAGACAAGAAGGACATTGTGTCCAGACTTTATGACTCCGTCGCGGATGGCATGGACGATATTTTGGGCAATATTCCTGTCTTGGACCAGATATCTGTGGCTGGTCAGAACctcattgccgccgccacgaaCCAACTCAATGCGATGCCACTCAACGTGAATGAAGAGGCCTTCCCGGCCGCAGAGGCGGAAGCGGAACTGAACGCATTCGAAAACAAGGAACTGGAGCCTTTTATCAAGCCCATCTGCGATATCTTCTTGGAAGTATTTGAACTGAACAGAGGAAATAATTGGCTTCGTGGGCGCGCAGTTGTCGTGGTCCTACAGCAACTTTTGGGAGGCACTATTGAGAGGAAGGTGCGCGACATTGTCAagatgctgctgcaggacGAATCTATACTGCGATACATTGCTTTGGTGGAGGACAGCATGTGGCCCAACGGGGTATTGCAGCGCGACaggaagccaagatccgaagCGCAAAAGAAGCAGACTCGCAGAGAGGCAAGTCTCATGTTGGCCACACTTGTTCCGGACTTGGCAGGGAATGTTGTTGGCAGAGCGAATGCGCAAACTGCTAGTCGGCGTATCTTTGCTACATTGAATAATTCACGACTTAA CGCGCATTTAGTATTTACAATGCTGGAGGAAATCATATCCATCATGTTTGAGGATTCTTAG